The following coding sequences are from one Verrucosispora sp. WMMD573 window:
- a CDS encoding cupin domain-containing protein: MTHLEPPGGHGRPAAPSSATMPSGLDEPAELVSATAALARCVSVEAAKFAAAHWGRTPLLSRAAELPNPAGFTDLLGPADADELLSRRGLRTPFLRVAKDGQVLPAARYTGGGGAGAEIDDQVLDERILQLYADGATLVLQGLHRTWPALIDFTRDLSLAVGQPLQVNAYLTPPDSQGFATHYDTHDVFVLQVDGHKHWRIHPPVLPDPLERQPWGGRADEVAATAQGAAALDFVLEPGDALYLPRGWLHSAQAQESSSLHLTVGVRALTRYALVEELLALAAEDQRLRATLPFGTDVADPDAIEPELTETVEALREWLLRADPAAVAARLRQRAWSASRPAPIRPLAQAAAITALTADSRVTVRAGLRWQLVPEGERLALRLFDRTVTLPAQCGPAVRALLTGPPIRVGDLPGLDTDADRLTLTRRLLREAALTPA; the protein is encoded by the coding sequence ATGACGCATCTCGAACCGCCGGGCGGCCACGGCCGCCCGGCGGCTCCGTCTTCGGCAACCATGCCGTCCGGCCTCGACGAGCCTGCCGAACTGGTCTCGGCCACGGCCGCGTTGGCCCGCTGCGTCAGCGTGGAAGCGGCGAAGTTCGCCGCCGCGCACTGGGGACGTACTCCGTTGTTGTCCCGCGCCGCCGAACTGCCCAACCCGGCCGGCTTCACCGATCTGCTCGGCCCCGCCGACGCCGACGAACTGCTCAGCCGGCGGGGTCTGCGTACCCCCTTCCTGCGGGTCGCCAAGGACGGCCAGGTGCTGCCCGCGGCGCGGTACACCGGCGGTGGCGGTGCCGGCGCCGAGATCGACGACCAGGTCCTCGACGAGAGGATCCTCCAGCTGTACGCCGACGGCGCCACCCTGGTCCTGCAGGGTCTGCACCGCACCTGGCCGGCGTTGATCGACTTCACCCGGGACCTGAGCCTGGCCGTGGGGCAGCCGTTGCAGGTCAACGCCTACCTGACTCCGCCGGACAGCCAGGGTTTCGCCACTCACTACGACACCCACGACGTCTTCGTGTTGCAGGTCGACGGCCACAAGCACTGGCGGATTCATCCACCGGTGCTGCCCGACCCGCTTGAGCGGCAACCGTGGGGCGGCCGGGCCGACGAGGTCGCCGCGACCGCACAGGGGGCCGCCGCGCTGGACTTCGTCCTGGAACCGGGTGACGCCCTCTACCTGCCCCGGGGCTGGCTGCACAGCGCCCAGGCGCAGGAGTCCAGCTCGCTGCACCTGACCGTCGGCGTACGGGCGTTGACCCGGTACGCGTTGGTCGAGGAGTTGCTCGCGTTGGCCGCCGAGGACCAGCGGCTGCGGGCGACCCTGCCGTTCGGCACCGACGTGGCCGATCCGGACGCCATCGAACCGGAGCTGACCGAGACGGTCGAGGCGCTGCGGGAGTGGCTGCTGCGGGCCGACCCGGCCGCGGTGGCCGCCCGGCTGCGGCAGCGGGCCTGGTCGGCGTCGCGTCCGGCGCCGATCCGGCCGTTGGCGCAGGCCGCCGCGATCACCGCGCTGACCGCCGACAGCCGGGTCACCGTCCGTGCGGGCCTGCGCTGGCAGCTCGTCCCCGAGGGCGAACGGCTGGCGTTGCGCCTGTTCGACCGTACGGTCACCTTGCCCGCGCAGTGTGGACCCGCCGTCCGTGCCCTGCTCACCGGCCCGCCGATCCGAGTCGGCGACCTTCCCGGCCTGGACACCGACGCCGACCGCCTCACCCTCACCCGCCGCCTGCTCCGCGAGGCGGCCCTCACCCCCGCCTGA
- a CDS encoding FtsK/SpoIIIE domain-containing protein, which translates to MADRRNQLVTRVRELLAEALGASRERSATAQITLSAAHDRAVRVRRAAAAVPARVGAERDRRLAEIDSRHAARLAVLAREAAEAAAREAPGAGSADWPGWRPTPAERAEPPGATRIGTVRLAGTEPVPALVPLLDAGHVTLDGDADGCSAVVAALLLRSLGRAAPGNVRLVGYDPDRLGGGLAGFAPLGPAGLLTFVGPGGLGRLLDDLVEQIRRINETVLAGEHASLRDLAAATGRRPEPWRVAVLLGGDELSRHERGQLDRVVRAGVACGVHLIVRGVPVPDQAAVTRVTVTADDARIGSLPVRLDPPPPAALVTETCRDIASVVSAGPAPTPFTDLLPPADQMWREDSATGLTAPIGEGPQGRPVLLTLGDYPPHALIGGPSGTGKTNLIFAWIGALAARYSPAELEFYLLDFKEGVSFARFAQGRRDPSWLPHMRLVGINVNTDREFGLALLRFLAEELRRRADAAKKHEVTKLAELRAVDPTGHWPRIVAVVDEFQMLLAGRDAVAREAADLLEDLARRGRSQGIHLVLASQDVRGIEALWGRPALVAQFTLRIALPKALRILAERNDAAQSLPKFHAVVNAESGLSEGNQVARIPSASDWETWSDLQHRLWRMRPAEAAPARLFDGDAVPRLADAPDFRALRAPEVGTPRGPLAILGEIIDVQARSAVLRLPRAPGRNLAVLGTRVDEACAVLDSAARSLARQHRPGSARFSIACLDPDADPAARALYEDLADDAAWYDEETVAELMAETADALGAPGATGAPHYLLLFAVDAAAGTLAARTGRATGLESLRRILHDGPERRTHVLAWWRGVARMRADLGGTGARTDQIGAWVALDTHGGELGPSLYPGSGGPDWYPRPWRGLFFDRAVHRTGQTIIPYGPAR; encoded by the coding sequence ATGGCTGACCGGCGCAATCAGCTGGTCACCCGCGTCCGGGAACTGCTCGCCGAGGCGCTCGGCGCGTCCCGGGAACGGTCGGCCACGGCACAGATCACCCTCTCGGCCGCCCACGATCGGGCGGTGCGGGTTCGTCGGGCCGCCGCCGCCGTGCCGGCGCGCGTCGGCGCCGAACGCGACCGCCGCCTCGCCGAGATCGACTCCCGGCACGCGGCACGGTTGGCGGTGCTGGCCCGGGAGGCGGCCGAGGCCGCGGCACGGGAGGCGCCCGGCGCGGGTTCGGCGGACTGGCCGGGCTGGCGTCCCACCCCGGCAGAGCGGGCCGAACCACCGGGAGCGACCCGGATCGGCACCGTCCGGCTGGCCGGCACCGAGCCGGTACCAGCGCTGGTCCCGCTGCTCGATGCCGGGCACGTGACGCTGGACGGGGACGCCGACGGCTGCTCCGCCGTGGTCGCCGCGCTGCTGCTGCGCAGCCTGGGCCGGGCGGCACCGGGCAATGTGCGGCTGGTCGGCTACGACCCGGACCGGCTCGGCGGCGGACTGGCCGGATTCGCCCCGCTGGGTCCGGCAGGGCTGCTCACCTTCGTCGGCCCGGGTGGGCTGGGCCGGCTCCTTGACGACCTGGTGGAACAGATCCGCCGGATCAACGAGACCGTCCTGGCCGGCGAGCACGCGTCGCTGCGCGACCTGGCCGCCGCGACGGGACGCCGCCCGGAGCCGTGGCGGGTCGCGGTGCTGCTCGGCGGCGACGAGCTGTCCCGGCACGAGCGCGGCCAGCTCGACCGGGTAGTCCGTGCCGGCGTGGCCTGCGGCGTCCACCTGATCGTGCGGGGTGTGCCGGTGCCCGACCAGGCGGCGGTCACCCGGGTGACGGTGACCGCCGACGATGCGCGGATCGGTAGCCTGCCGGTCCGGCTCGACCCGCCCCCGCCGGCTGCCCTGGTCACCGAGACCTGCCGGGACATCGCCTCCGTGGTCAGTGCCGGCCCCGCGCCCACCCCGTTCACCGACCTGCTGCCGCCGGCCGACCAGATGTGGCGGGAGGACTCGGCGACCGGGTTGACCGCGCCGATCGGTGAGGGACCGCAGGGCCGGCCGGTGCTGCTCACCCTCGGCGACTATCCACCGCACGCGTTGATCGGGGGGCCCTCGGGCACCGGCAAGACAAACCTGATCTTCGCCTGGATCGGCGCCCTCGCGGCCCGCTATTCCCCCGCCGAGCTGGAGTTCTACCTGTTGGACTTCAAGGAGGGGGTGTCCTTCGCCCGGTTCGCCCAGGGCCGGCGGGATCCGAGTTGGCTGCCGCACATGCGGCTGGTCGGCATCAACGTCAACACCGACCGGGAGTTCGGTCTGGCGCTGCTGCGCTTCCTGGCCGAGGAGTTGCGCCGGCGGGCGGACGCGGCCAAGAAACACGAGGTCACGAAGCTGGCCGAGCTGCGCGCGGTGGATCCGACCGGGCACTGGCCGCGCATCGTCGCGGTGGTCGACGAGTTCCAGATGCTGCTGGCCGGCCGGGACGCGGTCGCCCGGGAGGCGGCCGACCTGCTGGAGGACCTGGCCCGCCGGGGCCGCTCCCAGGGCATCCACCTGGTGCTGGCCTCACAGGACGTACGCGGCATCGAGGCGCTGTGGGGCCGGCCCGCGCTGGTGGCCCAGTTCACCCTGCGGATCGCGTTGCCGAAGGCGCTGCGCATCCTCGCCGAACGCAACGACGCCGCCCAGTCGTTGCCGAAGTTCCACGCCGTGGTCAACGCCGAGTCGGGCCTGTCCGAGGGCAACCAGGTGGCCCGGATCCCGTCGGCCAGCGACTGGGAGACGTGGAGCGACCTGCAGCACCGGCTGTGGCGGATGCGTCCGGCGGAGGCTGCGCCCGCCCGTCTCTTCGACGGCGACGCCGTCCCCCGGCTGGCCGACGCACCGGACTTCCGGGCGCTGCGGGCGCCGGAGGTCGGCACGCCCCGAGGGCCGCTCGCAATCCTCGGCGAGATCATCGACGTGCAGGCCCGCTCGGCGGTGCTGCGCCTGCCCCGGGCACCGGGCCGCAATCTGGCCGTGCTGGGCACCCGGGTCGACGAGGCGTGCGCGGTGCTGGACTCGGCGGCCCGCTCGCTGGCCCGGCAGCACCGCCCCGGCAGCGCCCGCTTCTCGATCGCCTGCCTGGATCCGGATGCCGACCCGGCGGCCCGTGCCCTGTACGAGGATCTCGCCGACGACGCCGCCTGGTACGACGAGGAGACCGTGGCCGAGCTGATGGCCGAGACGGCCGACGCCCTGGGTGCGCCCGGCGCCACCGGAGCACCCCACTATCTGCTGCTGTTCGCCGTCGACGCGGCGGCCGGGACGCTCGCCGCGCGTACCGGCCGGGCCACCGGGCTGGAGAGCCTGCGCCGGATCCTGCACGACGGCCCCGAGCGGCGCACCCACGTGCTGGCCTGGTGGCGTGGGGTGGCCCGGATGCGCGCCGACCTGGGTGGCACCGGTGCCCGCACCGATCAGATCGGCGCCTGGGTGGCGCTGGACACCCACGGCGGGGAGCTGGGCCCGTCGTTGTACCCGGGCAGTGGTGGGCCGGACTGGTACCCCCGACCGTGGCGCGGGCTCTTCTTCGACCGGGCGGTGCACCGGACCGGGCAGACCATCATTCCCTACGGGCCGGCACGATGA
- a CDS encoding ATP-dependent Clp protease ATP-binding subunit produces the protein MIGPGDFGSDPWDEFLARYFGRGEGGRRPAHRVDITRLMTADAREMLADAARRAAQKQSNDLDTDHLLWAALQREPLRDLVRRAGADPDTLVNALGGRGDGAPHGEVPPNLSLTPAAKRALLDAHQLSRAMGANYIGPEHILMALPLNPESPAGRMLAAGRIQPESLQAANAERGPAGGPRPDRGTPTLDQYGQDLTDLARNDQIDPVIGRADEIEQAVEILSRRTKNNPVLIGEAGVGKTAIVEGLAERICDGDVPQTLLGKRVIQLDLAGLVAGTRYRGDFEERLKKVIDEIRAHREELIIFLDEIHTLVGAGGAGSEGGMDASNMLKPALARGELRVIGATTLDEYRRSIEKDAALARRFQPVFVPEPTVEDTVAILRGLRDRYEAHHQVRFTDEALVTAAELSDRYITDRFLPDKAIDLIDQAGARVRLRTRTPDADVRDLEQQLEEVRRDKEQAVADEQYERASALRDRVAELESQVHRARGDDGNGSQVPEVGPEEIAEVVSRATGIPASQLTEEERDRLLRLEGQLHEKVVGQDDAVTAVAEAVRRSRTGLADPNRPMGSFLFLGPTGVGKTELARALAEALFGEADRMVRVDMSEFQERHTVSRLVGAPPGYVGYEEAGQLTEAIRRRPYAVVLLDEIEKAHADVFNVLLQVLDDGRLTDSQGRTVNFKNTVLIMTSNLGSELITGTQRAVGFGAGEPGQESDELRERLMRRLQENFRPEFLNRIDEVIIFRRLEAEQLRQITELLLEETRRRLHAQDIEVDFTTAGVDWLAEHGYQPEFGARPLRRVIQREVDNHLSRMLLEQQISPGQRVTVDARDDRLAFDVSAGRGHARATTSHPR, from the coding sequence ATGATTGGACCCGGTGACTTCGGCTCCGACCCGTGGGACGAGTTCCTGGCGCGGTACTTCGGTCGGGGCGAGGGCGGGCGACGCCCGGCGCATCGGGTCGACATCACCCGCCTGATGACCGCGGACGCGCGGGAGATGCTGGCCGACGCGGCGCGCCGGGCCGCGCAGAAGCAGAGCAACGACCTGGACACCGACCACCTGCTGTGGGCGGCGCTGCAACGCGAGCCGCTGCGTGACCTGGTCCGGCGGGCGGGCGCGGACCCGGACACCCTGGTCAACGCCCTGGGTGGCCGCGGCGACGGCGCCCCGCACGGTGAGGTGCCGCCGAACCTGTCGTTGACCCCGGCGGCCAAGCGGGCGCTGCTCGACGCGCACCAGTTGTCCCGGGCGATGGGCGCCAACTACATCGGGCCCGAACACATCCTGATGGCCCTGCCGTTGAATCCCGAGTCGCCCGCTGGCCGGATGCTCGCCGCCGGGCGTATACAGCCGGAGTCGTTGCAGGCCGCCAACGCCGAACGCGGTCCGGCCGGCGGCCCGCGACCGGACCGGGGCACACCGACGCTCGACCAGTACGGCCAGGACCTCACCGACCTGGCCCGCAACGACCAGATCGACCCGGTGATCGGGCGTGCCGACGAGATCGAGCAGGCGGTGGAGATCCTGTCCCGGCGTACCAAGAACAACCCGGTGCTGATCGGCGAGGCCGGCGTCGGCAAGACCGCGATCGTCGAGGGCCTGGCGGAGCGGATCTGCGACGGCGACGTGCCGCAGACGCTGCTCGGCAAGCGCGTGATCCAGCTCGACCTGGCCGGGCTGGTCGCCGGAACGCGGTATCGGGGCGACTTCGAGGAACGGCTGAAGAAGGTGATCGACGAGATCCGGGCGCACCGGGAGGAGCTGATCATCTTTCTGGACGAGATCCACACCCTGGTCGGGGCGGGCGGCGCGGGCAGCGAGGGCGGCATGGACGCATCCAACATGCTCAAGCCGGCGCTGGCCCGTGGCGAACTGCGGGTGATCGGGGCGACGACCCTGGACGAGTACCGGCGCAGCATCGAGAAGGACGCCGCGCTGGCCCGACGTTTCCAGCCGGTGTTCGTACCCGAACCCACAGTCGAGGACACCGTGGCCATCCTGCGCGGGCTGCGGGACCGCTACGAGGCACACCACCAGGTGCGCTTCACCGACGAGGCGTTGGTGACCGCCGCGGAGCTGTCCGACCGCTACATCACCGACCGTTTCCTCCCCGACAAGGCCATCGACCTGATCGACCAGGCCGGCGCCCGGGTCCGGCTGCGCACCCGGACCCCGGACGCCGACGTGCGCGACCTGGAACAACAGCTGGAGGAGGTACGGCGGGACAAGGAGCAGGCGGTCGCCGACGAACAGTACGAACGTGCCTCCGCCCTGCGCGACCGGGTCGCCGAACTGGAGAGCCAGGTGCACCGGGCCCGGGGCGACGACGGCAACGGCAGCCAGGTGCCGGAGGTGGGACCGGAGGAGATCGCCGAGGTGGTGTCCCGGGCCACCGGCATCCCGGCCAGCCAGCTCACCGAGGAGGAACGCGACCGGCTGCTGCGGCTGGAGGGTCAACTCCACGAGAAGGTCGTCGGGCAGGACGACGCGGTCACCGCGGTAGCCGAGGCGGTCCGTCGCTCCCGTACCGGCCTGGCCGACCCGAACCGGCCGATGGGCAGCTTCCTCTTCCTCGGCCCCACCGGCGTCGGCAAGACCGAGCTTGCGCGGGCGTTGGCCGAGGCGTTGTTCGGTGAGGCGGACCGGATGGTCCGGGTCGACATGAGCGAGTTCCAGGAACGGCACACGGTCAGTCGACTGGTCGGGGCGCCGCCCGGCTACGTCGGGTACGAGGAGGCCGGCCAGCTCACCGAGGCGATCCGTCGCCGCCCGTACGCGGTGGTGCTGCTCGACGAGATCGAGAAGGCCCACGCCGACGTGTTCAACGTGCTGTTGCAGGTGCTCGACGACGGGCGACTGACCGACAGCCAGGGCCGCACCGTCAACTTCAAGAACACCGTACTCATCATGACGAGCAACCTCGGCTCCGAGCTGATCACCGGCACTCAGCGCGCGGTCGGCTTCGGCGCCGGCGAGCCGGGGCAGGAGAGCGACGAGCTGCGGGAGCGGCTGATGCGCCGGTTGCAGGAGAACTTCCGCCCCGAGTTCCTCAACCGGATCGACGAGGTGATCATCTTCCGTCGGCTGGAGGCCGAGCAGCTGCGCCAGATCACGGAGCTGCTGCTGGAGGAGACCCGTCGCCGGCTGCACGCCCAGGACATCGAGGTCGACTTCACCACCGCCGGCGTCGACTGGCTCGCCGAGCACGGCTACCAGCCCGAGTTCGGTGCCCGGCCGCTGCGCCGGGTGATCCAGCGGGAGGTCGACAACCACCTGTCCCGGATGCTGCTGGAGCAGCAGATCTCACCCGGTCAGCGGGTCACCGTCGACGCCCGGGACGACCGGCTGGCCTTCGACGTTTCGGCCGGTCGGGGGCACGCCAGGGCGACGACCTCGCATCCCCGCTGA
- a CDS encoding DUF3140 domain-containing protein gives MVREQRLDPEVEVLWEDFHAEVNVPSEQLRQWLLTRGSGESAFGPDPDLNLPEPGRQILAVLRKRKVDLTPEDIDVMRDAIERIRSLTAAKPGRGNADDEWRHSLLDLGHDVLVER, from the coding sequence ATGGTACGCGAACAGCGACTCGACCCGGAGGTGGAAGTGCTCTGGGAGGACTTCCACGCCGAGGTCAACGTGCCGTCCGAACAACTGCGACAGTGGCTGCTGACCCGCGGCTCCGGCGAGAGCGCGTTCGGCCCCGACCCGGACCTGAACCTGCCGGAGCCGGGCCGGCAGATCCTCGCCGTGCTGCGGAAACGCAAGGTCGACCTGACCCCGGAGGACATCGACGTGATGCGTGACGCCATCGAGCGGATCCGCTCGCTGACCGCCGCCAAGCCCGGCCGGGGCAACGCCGACGACGAATGGCGGCACAGCCTGCTCGACCTGGGCCACGACGTGCTCGTCGAACGCTGA
- a CDS encoding LysR family transcriptional regulator, whose protein sequence is MNLELRHLRVVCAIAETGSVTKAASTLGLAQPALTAQLQRIERTLGGPLFERDRRGARPTALGELVLARARVLLPAMKGLQDEAARLAGAGDAPRRYRFGGVNSPILGRLVHRLAAEQPQAQISTHASWSVDELAQLVAGGRLDYALTGVCGDSTPSADYGLSWREVAVDPVMVLLPETHPLAGRDEVDLADLRHEQWVAAPGDGCFGDCFAAACARAGFTPRKVYEADVRSCIDLVDAGEAVALCQATFRPVAGLVTRRLVEAPLRWRLMLGWHPDSAAARTADLVLETALVAYTDALAPHPAYLAWLLRNPAFGVRRPAPVVAAHRVRTG, encoded by the coding sequence ATGAACCTGGAGTTGCGCCACCTGCGGGTGGTCTGCGCCATCGCGGAGACGGGGAGCGTGACCAAGGCGGCCTCGACGCTCGGCCTGGCCCAGCCGGCGCTGACCGCCCAGCTCCAGCGGATCGAACGTACCCTCGGTGGACCGCTGTTCGAACGGGACCGGCGCGGCGCGCGACCCACCGCCCTCGGCGAGCTGGTGCTCGCCCGGGCCCGGGTGCTGTTGCCGGCGATGAAGGGCCTGCAGGACGAGGCGGCCCGGTTGGCCGGCGCGGGCGACGCCCCCCGCCGGTACCGGTTCGGCGGGGTGAACAGCCCGATCCTGGGGCGGCTGGTGCACCGGCTGGCCGCCGAGCAACCGCAGGCGCAGATCAGCACGCACGCCTCCTGGTCGGTCGACGAGCTGGCCCAGTTGGTCGCCGGCGGCCGGCTGGACTACGCGCTGACCGGGGTGTGCGGTGACTCGACACCGTCGGCGGACTACGGGCTGAGCTGGCGGGAGGTCGCGGTCGACCCGGTCATGGTGCTGCTGCCGGAGACCCACCCGCTGGCCGGGCGCGACGAGGTGGACCTGGCCGACCTGCGGCACGAGCAGTGGGTGGCGGCCCCGGGGGACGGCTGCTTCGGCGACTGCTTCGCCGCCGCCTGCGCCCGGGCCGGGTTCACCCCCCGCAAGGTGTACGAGGCCGACGTGCGCAGCTGCATCGATCTGGTCGACGCCGGTGAGGCGGTGGCATTGTGCCAGGCCACGTTCCGGCCGGTCGCCGGTCTGGTGACCCGCCGGCTGGTCGAGGCGCCGCTGAGGTGGAGGCTGATGCTGGGCTGGCATCCGGACTCCGCCGCGGCCCGCACCGCCGACCTGGTGCTGGAGACCGCCCTGGTCGCATACACCGATGCCCTCGCGCCGCATCCGGCATATCTGGCCTGGCTGCTGCGGAACCCGGCGTTCGGCGTCCGGCGACCGGCGCCGGTGGTGGCGGCTCACCGGGTGCGAACCGGCTGA
- a CDS encoding hemerythrin domain-containing protein, with protein MSVHLPPLPPTPGDAYQPPGRSIADLVAEEHRQLLQLTRRLIEPGPDPEHGRDVLVAALSRHLSGEEQYLLPAVRHAVEGANPLVDEVLTGDVELLRALRELTDDALPDIAALVEAHARAVDPLMQRLCAAATEEELIRLGNRLEIAEEAAPTRPHPAVPHNPPWNRIVEPAVGVVDKVRDVLAGRHTQLGELTEPPPR; from the coding sequence ATGTCCGTCCATCTGCCGCCGCTGCCACCCACCCCCGGGGACGCCTACCAGCCGCCCGGGCGCAGTATCGCCGACCTGGTCGCCGAGGAGCACCGGCAGTTGCTGCAGTTGACCCGGCGGCTGATCGAGCCCGGGCCGGACCCGGAGCACGGCCGCGACGTCCTGGTCGCCGCCCTGTCCCGGCATCTGTCCGGGGAGGAGCAGTACCTGCTGCCCGCCGTCCGGCATGCCGTCGAGGGAGCGAACCCACTTGTCGACGAGGTGTTGACCGGCGACGTCGAGCTGCTGCGCGCCCTGCGGGAGCTGACCGACGACGCCCTGCCCGACATCGCCGCCCTGGTCGAGGCGCACGCCCGTGCGGTCGACCCGCTGATGCAGCGGCTGTGTGCCGCCGCCACCGAGGAGGAGCTGATCCGGCTCGGCAACCGACTGGAGATCGCCGAGGAGGCGGCACCGACCCGCCCGCATCCGGCGGTGCCGCACAATCCGCCGTGGAACCGGATCGTCGAGCCGGCGGTCGGTGTGGTGGACAAGGTTCGGGACGTCCTCGCCGGCCGGCACACCCAGTTGGGCGAGCTGACCGAGCCGCCACCTCGATGA
- a CDS encoding M20/M25/M40 family metallo-hydrolase — MTSDAHAALPAPTDEVVELCRDLLRIDTTNTGDNATSVGERGAAEYVAEKLTDVGITPVIHESAPGRANVVARIPGVDSSRGALLVHGHLDVVPADADEWSVHPFSGELRDGYLWGRGAIDMKDFDAMVLAVVRNWQRTGVRPPRDIVLAFTADEEAGSEYGAHFLTTRHRELFDGCTEGIGEVGGFSYTVDPSRRLYLIETAQKGIDWLRLHAKGRPGHGSMVHDDNAVTALAEAVARIGRHRFPVVVTDTVRAFLEEVSEVLGIELDPDDPEAAIAKLGPIANIVGATIRNTANPTRLAAGYKDNVIPGRASATIDCRSLPGQSELLERQLRELVGPDIAIEYVQRQPALETTFDGELVAAMGAALRAEDPGARPVPYMLSGGTDAKAFSQLGIRCFGFAPLRLPADLNFSALFHGIDERVPVDGLQFGVRVLDRFLRTC, encoded by the coding sequence ATGACGAGCGACGCCCACGCCGCCCTCCCCGCGCCGACCGACGAGGTCGTCGAGCTGTGCCGGGACCTGCTGCGCATCGACACCACGAACACCGGCGACAACGCCACAAGCGTCGGCGAACGCGGCGCGGCCGAGTACGTCGCGGAGAAGCTCACCGACGTCGGCATCACTCCGGTCATTCACGAGTCCGCGCCCGGCCGGGCCAACGTGGTCGCCCGGATACCCGGCGTCGACTCCAGCCGGGGCGCGTTGCTCGTGCACGGGCACCTGGACGTCGTGCCGGCCGACGCCGACGAGTGGTCGGTGCACCCGTTCTCGGGCGAGCTGCGCGACGGCTACCTGTGGGGCCGCGGTGCCATCGACATGAAGGACTTCGACGCGATGGTCCTGGCGGTCGTACGGAACTGGCAGCGTACGGGGGTGCGCCCGCCGCGGGACATCGTGCTCGCGTTCACCGCCGACGAGGAGGCGGGCAGTGAGTACGGCGCGCACTTCCTGACCACCCGGCACCGCGAACTCTTCGACGGCTGCACCGAGGGCATCGGTGAGGTCGGCGGCTTCTCGTACACGGTGGACCCGTCGCGGCGGCTCTACCTCATCGAGACCGCCCAGAAGGGCATCGACTGGCTGCGGCTGCACGCCAAGGGCCGGCCCGGGCACGGCTCGATGGTGCACGACGACAACGCGGTCACCGCGCTGGCCGAAGCCGTGGCCCGGATCGGCCGGCACCGGTTCCCGGTGGTGGTCACCGACACCGTGCGCGCCTTCCTGGAGGAGGTCTCCGAGGTTCTCGGGATCGAGCTGGACCCGGACGACCCGGAGGCCGCCATCGCCAAGCTCGGCCCGATCGCCAACATCGTCGGCGCCACCATCCGCAACACCGCGAATCCGACCCGGCTCGCCGCCGGCTACAAGGACAACGTGATCCCCGGTCGGGCCAGCGCCACCATCGACTGCCGCAGCCTGCCTGGACAGTCGGAGCTGCTGGAGCGGCAGCTGCGCGAGCTGGTCGGCCCGGACATCGCCATCGAGTACGTCCAACGGCAGCCGGCGCTGGAGACCACCTTCGACGGCGAGTTGGTCGCGGCCATGGGCGCCGCGCTGCGGGCCGAGGATCCGGGCGCCCGGCCCGTGCCGTACATGCTCTCCGGCGGCACCGACGCCAAGGCCTTCTCGCAGTTGGGCATCCGCTGCTTCGGGTTCGCGCCGTTGCGGCTGCCGGCCGACCTGAACTTCTCCGCGTTGTTCCACGGCATCGACGAGCGGGTCCCGGTGGACGGACTACAGTTCGGCGTGCGGGTTCTCGACCGGTTCCTGCGTACCTGCTAG
- a CDS encoding DUF5703 family protein, translating to MDYEYAPLRLPPNVDRLTAAAQLAIQAEYSGWELARVRLFRDGTRQVVLRRRRVNQPQPGLSY from the coding sequence ATGGACTACGAATACGCGCCGCTGCGGTTACCGCCGAACGTCGATCGGTTGACCGCCGCGGCGCAGCTGGCGATTCAAGCGGAGTACTCCGGCTGGGAACTGGCCCGGGTTCGGCTGTTCCGCGACGGTACGCGGCAGGTGGTGCTGCGCCGCCGACGAGTCAACCAGCCGCAGCCGGGCCTGTCGTACTGA